In Acidimicrobiales bacterium, the sequence CAGCCCCCTCCGCCAGCCCCGGACCCGGGGCCGGGGCTGGCGGAGGGGGCTGGGTGGTGGTGGTCCCGGGATCGGTGGGCCACGCCTGCGTCGTCGTGGTCTCCGGCGGCGGCCTCGTGGTGGTCGAGCCGGGCAGGGTGGGGAGCTGCGCGCCCGCCGGGGCCGTGGCGGCTACGGCCAGCGCCACCGCCACTCCTGCGATCGCGCCGAGAGGGAGGGCTCGGGCGCGACCGGCTGGCACGCCCCGCGGCCGGAGCGCCGTCCCCTCTCCCGCTCGTCGGCCCCCCGCCGGGCCCCGCCGCCTCACACCGCTAGCGCCGCCATTCTCCCGCACGGAGGCGGGCCGCACGCTCCGAGGTGGGCGGGTGCGTGGTGAACAGGTTGGCGAACCGCACGTGGCGGCCGGTCAGCGGGTTGATGATGTACTTCTGCGCCTGGGCGGGCTGGACGGGCATCGGGATGCTGCGGGCGTAGTGCTCGATCTTCTCGAGGGCCCGGGCCAGCGCCTCGCCGTCGCCGATCAAGCGGGCGCCCGAGCGGTCGGCCTCGAACTCGCGGCTGCGGCTGAGCGCCATCTGGAGGAGGGCGGCCGCCATCGGCGCGAGCAGGGCGGTGAGGATCAGCGCGATCGGGTTGGCACCCTCGTCGTCGTCGCTCCCGCCGCCGAACATGGCACCCCACATTGCCATGTTGGCGATGAAGCTGATGCCGGTGGCGATGGCGGCGGCCACCGAGCCGATGAGGATGTCCCGGTTGC encodes:
- a CDS encoding zinc metalloprotease HtpX, whose translation is MNKNTFKTTILLAGIGGLLVTVGSVLGGRGGALIGLLLGVAIVGWSYWNSDKLAIRAARAVPVTEAEFPEYHRMVRELTQRAGMPMPRLYMTPDMQPNAFATGRSPDHAAVAVTQGIVQMLGWGDELRGVLAHEISHVGNRDILIGSVAAAIATGISFIANMAMWGAMFGGGSDDDEGANPIALILTALLAPMAAALLQMALSRSREFEADRSGARLIGDGEALARALEKIEHYARSIPMPVQPAQAQKYIINPLTGRHVRFANLFTTHPPTSERAARLRAGEWRR